One stretch of Micromonospora echinospora DNA includes these proteins:
- a CDS encoding ABC transporter ATP-binding protein, whose protein sequence is MAGVIRPRPPSDPEEPAGETTLPELVDPHWMHRATELAHTGFWSVARRLPALIREAISLAWATSRRDTAASLGLNVAAGVLTTLGLLATTGVLHQLFAAGPTPDRIRAALPALAVAAAAVAGRGALTIAAGWAQARLVPRINFTVERRLFETTSAVELAAFDDAGFAEEMDRARDRGLAEAGSLVNDTVNLVTGVVGVIATATAVTIIHPLLLPCLVVAAAPEAVTAVRMARRQHVDWLARITRRRRKWMLGDLMANRHTAAEIRAYQMRDFLLSEYHLMTRLETRAELRLARAQTVTRAIGLSITGVATFGLYVVLGALLVGGVVALAAAATALLALQSARTSLRTAIFATNSLYEDALYYQDYRDFLDRATRRIPAGGHLPVDGFTRIDVERVSLRYPDTDTAAVDEVSLTVRRGEVVALVGENGSGKTTLAKLIAGLYRPTGGTIRWDGVDAAELDPRQTAAQVAVMSQDWWKFPFTARQNIRVGRHDRADGPGPSVETAARDAAAHDMISELPFGYETLLDRQFKNGQDLSGGQWQRLVAARGLYRDARLLICDEPSAALDARAEHALFQHLRRHPDRAVVLITHRLANVRHADRIFVMDHGRLVQSGDHDTLMAEGGLYRELFELQAAGYLAGSAEPAADG, encoded by the coding sequence ATGGCCGGGGTGATCCGTCCTCGTCCGCCGTCCGACCCGGAGGAGCCGGCAGGGGAGACGACCCTGCCCGAGCTCGTCGATCCGCACTGGATGCACCGGGCCACCGAACTTGCCCACACCGGGTTCTGGTCGGTGGCGCGCCGGTTGCCCGCGCTGATCCGCGAGGCCATCAGCCTCGCCTGGGCGACCAGCCGCCGCGACACCGCCGCCTCGCTGGGCCTCAACGTCGCCGCCGGTGTCCTCACCACGCTGGGCCTGCTCGCCACCACCGGGGTACTCCACCAGTTGTTCGCGGCGGGCCCGACACCGGACCGGATCCGGGCCGCGCTGCCCGCCCTGGCGGTGGCGGCGGCCGCCGTGGCCGGGCGGGGAGCGCTGACCATCGCCGCCGGATGGGCGCAGGCCCGGCTCGTACCGCGGATCAACTTCACGGTGGAGCGGCGGCTGTTCGAGACGACGTCCGCTGTGGAACTGGCGGCCTTCGACGACGCCGGCTTCGCCGAGGAGATGGACCGCGCCCGCGACCGAGGGCTTGCCGAGGCGGGCTCCCTGGTCAACGACACGGTCAACCTGGTCACCGGTGTGGTCGGCGTGATCGCCACGGCTACCGCGGTGACGATCATCCACCCGCTGCTGCTGCCCTGCCTGGTCGTCGCCGCCGCGCCGGAGGCGGTGACCGCGGTACGGATGGCCCGCCGACAGCACGTCGACTGGCTCGCCCGGATCACCCGGCGGCGACGCAAGTGGATGCTCGGCGACCTGATGGCCAACCGGCACACCGCGGCCGAGATCCGCGCGTACCAGATGCGCGACTTCCTGCTCTCCGAATACCACCTCATGACGCGCCTGGAGACCCGTGCTGAGCTGCGCCTGGCCCGCGCGCAGACGGTCACCCGGGCGATCGGCCTGTCCATCACCGGCGTCGCCACGTTCGGCCTCTACGTGGTGCTGGGCGCGCTGCTGGTCGGCGGCGTGGTGGCGCTGGCGGCGGCGGCCACCGCGCTGCTCGCGCTCCAGTCCGCGCGGACGAGCCTGCGTACGGCGATCTTCGCCACCAACTCGCTCTACGAGGACGCCCTCTACTACCAGGACTACCGCGACTTCCTCGACCGGGCCACCCGGCGGATCCCGGCCGGCGGTCACCTCCCGGTCGACGGGTTCACGCGGATCGACGTCGAGCGGGTCAGCCTGCGCTACCCGGACACCGACACGGCGGCGGTCGACGAGGTCAGCCTGACGGTCCGGCGCGGCGAGGTGGTCGCGCTGGTGGGGGAGAACGGCTCCGGCAAGACCACGCTCGCGAAGCTGATCGCCGGCCTCTACCGCCCCACCGGCGGCACGATCCGCTGGGACGGCGTGGACGCCGCCGAACTGGACCCACGGCAGACCGCCGCGCAGGTCGCGGTGATGAGCCAGGACTGGTGGAAGTTCCCGTTCACCGCCCGGCAGAACATCCGCGTCGGCCGCCACGACCGCGCCGACGGGCCCGGCCCCAGCGTGGAGACCGCCGCCCGGGACGCCGCCGCCCACGACATGATCAGCGAGCTGCCGTTCGGGTACGAGACACTGCTGGACCGGCAGTTCAAGAACGGTCAGGACCTGTCCGGCGGGCAGTGGCAGCGGCTGGTGGCCGCGCGCGGCCTCTACCGTGACGCCCGGCTGCTGATCTGCGACGAACCGTCCGCCGCCCTGGACGCGCGTGCCGAGCACGCCCTCTTCCAGCACCTTCGGCGGCACCCGGACCGGGCCGTCGTGCTGATCACCCACCGGCTGGCGAACGTGCGGCACGCCGACCGGATCTTCGTGATGGACCACGGCCGGCTCGTGCAGTCAGGCGACCACGACACGTTGATGGCCGAGGGCGGGCTCTACCGGGAGCTGTTCGAATTGCAGGCGGCCGGTTACCTCGCCGGCAGCGCGGAACCCGCCGCCGACGGTTGA
- the pgi gene encoding glucose-6-phosphate isomerase produces MAVDVTTTDEWQALRKHAEAMRGTHLRDLFAADGQRGERLTGEVADLHVDYSKNLVTDETIALLGALAERVGLADRIAAMFAGQHINVTEDRAVLHTALRLPADASLTVDGQDVVADVHAVLDRMSAFAQRVRSGSWRGHTGERITTVVNIGIGGSDLGPVMAYEALKAYRDAGISCRFVSNIDPTDIHDKTADLDPASTLFVVVSKTFSTQETLANADQARRWLLAGLDADDDAVARHFVAVSTNEQRVRDFGIDPENMFGFWDWVGGRYSLPSAVGLSVMLAIGPDRFREMLAGYHAVDEHFRSAPVERNVPALLGLLNVWYTDFLGAETHAVLPYSQYLHRFPAYLQQLTMESNGKSVRVDGSPVTYPTGEIFWGEPGTNGQHAFYQLIHQGTRLVPADFIAFSRPNHDLGDMHDLFMSNFFAQTAALAFGRTREQVEAEGTAPEVVAHRVMAGNHPTTSILAPKLTPSTLGQLVALYEHITFTEAAIWDINAFDQWGVELGKVMANELAPKLTGPDPDLADVDTSTAELIRRYRAERGRS; encoded by the coding sequence ATGGCTGTGGACGTCACCACCACGGACGAATGGCAGGCGCTGCGCAAGCACGCCGAGGCGATGCGCGGCACGCACCTGCGTGACCTGTTCGCCGCCGACGGGCAGCGGGGTGAGCGGCTCACCGGTGAGGTCGCCGACCTGCACGTGGACTACAGCAAGAACCTGGTCACCGACGAGACGATCGCGCTGCTGGGCGCGCTCGCCGAGCGGGTCGGGCTGGCCGACCGGATCGCGGCCATGTTCGCCGGGCAGCACATCAACGTCACCGAGGACCGGGCCGTGCTGCACACCGCGCTGCGCCTGCCCGCGGACGCCTCGCTCACCGTGGACGGCCAGGACGTGGTCGCCGACGTGCACGCCGTGCTGGACCGCATGTCGGCGTTCGCGCAGCGGGTGCGCTCCGGCTCGTGGCGGGGCCACACCGGCGAGCGGATCACCACTGTGGTGAACATCGGCATCGGCGGGTCGGACCTCGGGCCGGTGATGGCGTACGAGGCGCTGAAGGCGTACCGGGACGCTGGCATCAGCTGCCGGTTCGTATCCAACATCGACCCGACCGACATCCACGACAAGACCGCCGACCTGGACCCGGCGAGCACGCTGTTCGTGGTGGTCTCCAAGACGTTCTCCACCCAGGAGACGCTCGCCAACGCCGACCAGGCGCGGCGCTGGCTGCTCGCCGGGCTGGACGCGGACGACGACGCGGTGGCCCGGCACTTCGTCGCGGTCAGCACCAACGAGCAGCGGGTCCGGGACTTCGGCATCGACCCGGAGAACATGTTCGGCTTCTGGGACTGGGTGGGCGGACGCTACTCGCTGCCGTCGGCGGTCGGCCTGTCGGTGATGCTGGCGATCGGGCCGGACCGCTTCCGCGAGATGCTGGCCGGCTACCACGCTGTCGACGAGCACTTCCGGTCCGCCCCGGTGGAGCGCAACGTGCCGGCGCTGCTCGGCCTGCTCAACGTCTGGTACACCGACTTCCTCGGCGCGGAGACCCACGCGGTGCTGCCCTACTCGCAGTACCTGCACCGGTTCCCCGCCTACCTGCAGCAGCTCACCATGGAGAGCAACGGCAAGTCGGTACGCGTCGACGGCTCGCCGGTGACGTACCCGACCGGGGAGATCTTCTGGGGTGAGCCGGGCACCAACGGCCAGCACGCCTTCTACCAGCTCATCCACCAGGGCACCCGGCTGGTCCCGGCGGACTTCATCGCGTTCAGCCGGCCCAACCACGACCTGGGCGACATGCACGACCTGTTCATGTCGAACTTCTTCGCCCAGACCGCCGCGCTGGCGTTCGGGCGGACCCGGGAGCAGGTGGAGGCCGAGGGCACCGCGCCCGAGGTGGTGGCGCACCGGGTGATGGCGGGCAACCACCCGACCACGTCGATCCTGGCGCCGAAGCTCACTCCGTCGACGCTGGGCCAGCTGGTCGCGCTCTACGAGCACATCACGTTCACCGAGGCCGCGATCTGGGACATCAACGCCTTCGACCAGTGGGGTGTGGAGCTGGGCAAGGTGATGGCCAACGAGCTCGCGCCGAAGCTCACCGGGCCGGACCCGGACCTGGCCGACGTGGACACCTCGACCGCCGAGCTGATCCGCCGCTACCGGGCCGAGCGCGGCCGGAGCTGA
- a CDS encoding type II toxin-antitoxin system Phd/YefM family antitoxin, whose translation MAVPALADRSPQPRALPLREVRTRLTQLVSLAELTDTVTLVTRDGDPRPIAAIVPAPAARTGAQARADADRVAAISAGWARRLEELHQQSGRRHAAELRALADALAEAWAELDRRAPAGDPGLIRLRAAHADLLRR comes from the coding sequence ATGGCTGTCCCCGCACTGGCCGACCGGTCCCCGCAGCCGCGCGCCCTGCCGCTGCGCGAGGTCCGCACCCGGCTCACCCAGCTCGTCTCCCTGGCCGAGCTGACCGACACCGTCACCCTCGTCACCCGCGACGGCGATCCCCGCCCGATCGCCGCGATCGTGCCCGCGCCGGCCGCCCGCACCGGGGCCCAGGCGCGCGCCGACGCCGACCGCGTGGCCGCGATCAGCGCCGGCTGGGCCCGTCGCCTGGAGGAGCTGCACCAGCAGTCCGGCCGGCGGCACGCCGCCGAGCTGCGGGCGCTCGCCGACGCGCTGGCCGAGGCGTGGGCCGAGCTGGACCGCCGTGCCCCGGCCGGTGACCCGGGGCTGATCCGGCTGCGCGCCGCGCACGCCGACCTGCTGCGCCGCTGA
- a CDS encoding GNAT family N-acetyltransferase — translation MFAHALTDDAELRPLSPWHADEFLANLDRCREHISPWVGASFVATDAESARKVLQAYADRWARDDGGLWGIWQRGTLVGGVLFVSLSTARGVCEAGCWLEPGAEGQGLVTRAARFVIDWAVRERGIHRVEWVTKAGNDRSIAVARRLGMSRDGVLRGAAATPEGRADMEVWSVLAPEWTA, via the coding sequence ATGTTCGCCCACGCCCTCACCGACGACGCCGAGCTGCGTCCACTGTCGCCCTGGCACGCCGACGAGTTCCTGGCCAACCTCGACCGCTGCCGCGAGCACATCTCGCCGTGGGTCGGCGCGTCCTTCGTCGCCACCGACGCCGAGTCGGCCCGCAAGGTACTGCAGGCGTACGCCGACCGGTGGGCCCGCGACGACGGCGGCCTCTGGGGCATCTGGCAGCGCGGCACGCTCGTCGGCGGCGTGCTGTTCGTGTCGCTGAGCACCGCGCGCGGGGTGTGCGAGGCGGGCTGCTGGCTGGAACCGGGCGCCGAGGGGCAGGGCCTGGTCACCCGCGCCGCCCGCTTCGTCATCGACTGGGCGGTGCGGGAGCGTGGCATCCACCGCGTCGAGTGGGTCACGAAGGCCGGCAACGACCGCAGCATCGCCGTCGCCCGGCGGCTCGGCATGAGCCGCGACGGCGTCCTGCGCGGGGCCGCCGCGACGCCGGAGGGCCGCGCCGACATGGAGGTCTGGTCGGTGCTGGCGCCGGAGTGGACGGCCTGA